Proteins encoded within one genomic window of Columba livia isolate bColLiv1 breed racing homer unplaced genomic scaffold, bColLiv1.pat.W.v2 Scaffold_134, whole genome shotgun sequence:
- the LOC135577695 gene encoding cilia- and flagella-associated protein 52-like, whose product MGNLGEYPADVILWDFPKQELLARLSLHEGKVEGLSFSPRGIYLVSLGGQDDGRVMVWDVSKREAVCGSPASPRSAGNANVVMCSSCRDEVFVTAGNFTIRVWELDTATKTIHPSECYAGQLRGIPVCVQMTNDDGDFDLGTTSGDVLKVNTSSKVLTACGPQKKKLSMGVTALLLPKTGGLIVGTGEGTVALCTGSDFQVKKRMRVEGAVTSLTCRGRDDQFFIGTNKGQMHRSAYATFKEELVAVCHTEAVNDIVFPDGSSLQMENGILIQMNIFGVFLLLRFSAQRKGSDVTEVQGVQGAGSAPPCLPPASNPHLLI is encoded by the exons ATGGGGAATCTCGGGGAATATCCG gcagacgtcatcctctgggatttcccaaagcaggagtTACTTGCTCGGCTCTCGCTGCACGAGGGCAAAGTCGAGGGACTCTCGTTCTCGCCCAGaggcatttatcttgtgtccCTGGGAGGCCAGGACGACGGCAG ggtgATGGTGTGGGACGTCAGTAAGAGAGAGGCTGTGTGCGGGAGCCCGGCCTCGCCGCGCAGCGCCGGCAATGCCAACGTCgtcatgtgctccagctgcagggacgaggtgtttgtcactgctggaaa TTTCACCATTCGAGTGTGGGAACTCGACACAGCAACTAAAACAATCCATCCATCTGAATGCTACGCGGGGCAGCTGAGAGGAATCCCCGTGTGTGTTCAG ATGACAAACGATGATGGTGATTTTGATCTTGGCACGACGAGTGGAGATGTCCTGAAagtgaacacaagcagcaaggtgctgactgcctgtgggccccagaagaagaagttgagcatg ggagtcacagctttgcttttgccgAAGACAGGAGGTTTAATAGTCGGCACCGGAGAAGGGACTGTAGCTCTCTGTACAGGCTCAGACTTCCAAGTAAAGAA GAGAATGCGAGTTgaaggtgctgtcacttccctgACGTGTAGAGGTCGGGACGACCAGTTCTTTATAGGGACAAATAAAGGCCAGATGCACCGCAGTGCCTACGCTACATTTAAAGAGGAGCTGGTCGCCGTCTGTCACACCGAAGCCGTCAACGacattgtttttcctga TGGATCATCTCTCCAGatggaaaatgggattttgatccaaatgaacatttttggcGTATTTTTATTGCTTCGCTTCTCGGCCCAGCGCAAAGGATCAGATGTCACCGAGGTGCAGGGAGTGCAGGGTGCAGGAAGcgctcctccctgcctgccgCCAGCCTCAAACCCACATCTTCTCATCTAA
- the LOC135577709 gene encoding uncharacterized protein LOC135577709, with product MRVLPSRRVPDNHQWNRQKGEQSCRNSAVHNTRSGAGSGVKLLSLHSRLCPRAVLKPVCCSRPAERPALLCSLDRVLGSARWLRNQRSARLSVELHQRDGHHIGRGVLCHRNTEAFPCLGAGNKKQQNSVYHSITVCLGWEGTSEDHPVQSPMEQERPGGDDHLVKLWDYKEGTVTHVGVGHSGNITRLKICPANKYMVSVNADGAVLIWKQPSSG from the exons ATGCGTGTGTTACCATCGCGGAGAGTACCAGATAATCACCAGTGGAACAGACAGAAAGGTGAGCAAAGCTGCAGGAACTCTGCAGTGCACAACACACGGTCTGGCGCTGGTTCTGGGGTgaaactcctgtccctgcacagcaggtTGTGTCCCAGGGCGGTGCTGAAACCCGTGTGCTGCTCACGGCCAGCTGAGcgccccgctctgctctgctctctagaTCGTGTACTGGGAAGTGCTCGATGGCTCCGCAATCAGAGAAGTGCAAGGCTCTCTGTCGAGCTCCATCAACGGGATGGACATCACATCGGACGGGGCGTCCTTTGTCACAG GAACACCGAAGCGTTCCCCTGCCTGGGAGCGgggaacaaaaagcagcagaactcggtgtatcacagtatcacagtatgtttgggatgggaagggacctcagaagatcatccagtccaatcccccatggagcaggaacgcccag GTGGTGACGACCATCTGGTGAAGCTGTGGGACTATAAGGAGGGCACGGTGACTCACGTGGGAGTGGGCCACAGCGGCAACATCACCCGCCTCAAGATCTGCCCCGCGAACAAGTACATGGTGAGCGTGAACGCGGACGGTGCCGTCCTCATCTGGAAACAGCCCAGCTCGGGCTGA